From Sporosarcina sp. Te-1, the proteins below share one genomic window:
- a CDS encoding glucosaminidase domain-containing protein translates to MNFIEQLAPLAIKHGKANGVLPSMIIAQGILESRSGTSELARKANNLFGIKAGSGWTGGTYTVRTSEQGQHGNVTYINAAFRKYPSYEGCVIDLVHKYTHGTGWEDHNRYAGVLGQTDYKKAITALKAAGYAADVKYAEKLIERIEQYNLTKYDKEEPDMPVIFIDPGHGGKDPGGGTNKQFTEKDMVLKISLEQKRHFERNGIKVVMTRTNDEYVDSVPRTNRVKASGAQYCISNHINAGGGEGAETIHSIHASPVIATGILDALVACGAKKRRVFSRKGNGNTDYYYMHRMTGSVSTVIVEYGFADNTSDTQKIIKDWKKYAEAVARYYIEHVFKKKYVAEVQTEKEDDELEFTSGTLRNTVEGLLSSHAKQKQLIEDGIKAGSFGTVWRDKFDKKQLGKHDILGLYMLHHK, encoded by the coding sequence ATGAACTTCATCGAACAATTAGCGCCGTTGGCTATCAAACACGGAAAAGCAAACGGCGTTCTTCCTTCTATGATAATCGCCCAAGGGATTTTGGAATCCAGATCCGGAACATCAGAACTTGCAAGAAAAGCAAATAACCTTTTTGGAATCAAGGCCGGTTCTGGCTGGACGGGGGGAACCTATACAGTACGGACATCGGAGCAAGGTCAGCACGGCAATGTCACTTACATCAATGCGGCTTTTCGAAAGTATCCGTCTTATGAAGGGTGCGTCATTGACCTGGTTCATAAATACACCCACGGAACGGGATGGGAAGACCATAACCGTTATGCAGGCGTACTTGGCCAGACTGATTACAAGAAAGCGATCACGGCCCTCAAAGCGGCCGGATATGCAGCGGACGTTAAATATGCTGAAAAACTTATTGAACGCATTGAACAATACAATCTTACGAAATACGACAAGGAGGAACCGGATATGCCTGTTATCTTTATCGATCCGGGTCATGGCGGGAAGGACCCCGGTGGAGGGACGAACAAACAATTCACTGAAAAGGACATGGTCCTCAAGATTTCCTTGGAACAGAAACGCCATTTTGAACGTAACGGAATCAAAGTAGTCATGACACGTACAAATGATGAGTATGTCGATTCCGTTCCACGGACCAACCGAGTGAAGGCATCAGGAGCGCAGTATTGTATTTCTAATCACATTAACGCAGGAGGGGGAGAGGGTGCCGAAACGATTCACTCCATCCATGCATCTCCCGTAATCGCCACAGGTATTCTGGATGCTCTCGTTGCTTGCGGCGCTAAAAAGCGAAGAGTATTTAGCCGTAAGGGAAATGGCAATACAGATTATTACTACATGCATCGGATGACCGGGTCTGTTTCAACGGTGATCGTGGAGTACGGTTTTGCTGACAATACCAGTGACACACAAAAGATTATAAAAGACTGGAAAAAGTACGCTGAGGCAGTGGCCCGATATTATATCGAGCACGTATTCAAAAAGAAATACGTTGCAGAAGTACAGACGGAAAAGGAGGATGACGAATTGGAATTTACAAGTGGCACACTTCGTAACACAGTTGAGGGTTTACTCAGCTCGCATGCAAAGCAAAAGCAGTTGATTGAGGATGGCATAAAGGCAGGATCGTTCGGGACTGTCTGGCGCGATAAATTCGACAAGAAGCAGCTAGGTAAACACGACATCCTTGGACTGTACATGCTGCATCATAAGTGA
- a CDS encoding MOSC domain-containing protein: protein MLIGHIREIIRHPVKSFRGENVQRTRVMGYGLYGDRSHAFLDNKRPGKHLTITQFPEMVRYGATFTGEETLDKYPQVKVVTPEGRVLEWGDIELQKEIESKSKRKISLVEYSPINVPVGAIEEEHLHLVTDSSVEKLKELWDNNEVDYRRFRPNLLIELENKMPFVEESWFGKRLKIGNEVEIEVKRHCERCMIITVDPDSAERNATLLKTVVKKRENHFGVYASVIKTGEIKVGDEISLV from the coding sequence ATGCTAATTGGTCATATCAGAGAAATTATTAGACATCCAGTTAAGTCATTTCGAGGAGAAAATGTTCAACGAACCAGGGTAATGGGATATGGGTTGTACGGGGATCGTAGCCATGCTTTTTTAGACAATAAAAGGCCAGGAAAACATCTAACAATTACTCAGTTTCCGGAAATGGTACGCTATGGGGCGACCTTTACAGGGGAAGAAACTCTAGATAAATATCCTCAAGTTAAAGTTGTTACACCGGAAGGAAGAGTTCTGGAATGGGGAGACATAGAACTGCAAAAAGAGATAGAAAGCAAGTCAAAGCGAAAAATCTCTTTAGTAGAATATAGTCCAATTAATGTGCCGGTAGGAGCAATTGAAGAAGAACACTTACATTTGGTGACTGATTCTTCTGTAGAAAAACTCAAAGAACTTTGGGATAACAATGAAGTGGATTACCGGAGATTCCGCCCAAACTTATTAATAGAGCTAGAAAATAAAATGCCATTCGTAGAGGAAAGTTGGTTTGGCAAACGTTTAAAAATAGGAAATGAAGTGGAGATCGAGGTAAAGAGACATTGTGAAAGGTGTATGATTATTACGGTAGATCCAGATAGTGCTGAGCGTAACGCAACTTTGCTTAAAACAGTTGTTAAAAAAAGGGAGAATCATTTCGGCGTATATGCTTCCGTAATTAAAACTGGTGAAATTAAAGTTGGTGATGAAATAAGCCTCGTTTAG
- a CDS encoding DMT family transporter, whose translation MKSKIQFISSMIIFGTIGLVVRYIDLSSSETAFLSSSIGCLFLTFVYLSKRNTFSWERTKRYAIILVLSGITLGGNWIFLYQSYGYTSLANATLGYYFAPVFVMLLSPIILREKLSIKKVICIFVAVTGMIFIVGNGISASNINDLIGITSGIIAAVFYAALMLLNKFIGEMSRLEVTVIQLGTTALILLPYVLVTEGLNILSVSVSSIPFIIFLGVVNTGIGFWLFFSGMENLKGQNIAMLSYVDPFVAILISGLILREQFTLLQVIGGILLLGSTFVSEIRFNKSQRL comes from the coding sequence ATGAAATCTAAAATACAGTTTATATCGTCAATGATTATCTTCGGAACGATTGGTTTAGTTGTAAGATACATTGATCTGTCTTCGAGCGAAACAGCGTTTTTGAGTAGTTCCATTGGATGCTTGTTTTTAACATTTGTGTATCTTAGTAAGAGAAATACATTCTCTTGGGAAAGAACAAAACGATATGCAATAATTCTTGTTTTGTCAGGAATAACGTTGGGTGGTAACTGGATTTTCCTTTATCAATCCTATGGCTATACTTCGCTTGCGAACGCTACTTTAGGATATTATTTTGCCCCTGTTTTTGTTATGTTGCTTTCACCCATCATTCTAAGAGAAAAACTGTCTATAAAAAAAGTCATATGTATTTTTGTAGCGGTTACAGGGATGATTTTTATCGTAGGAAACGGGATAAGCGCATCGAACATAAACGATCTAATCGGAATTACTTCTGGGATCATAGCAGCTGTATTTTATGCAGCTCTAATGTTGTTAAATAAATTCATTGGGGAAATGAGTAGATTAGAAGTTACTGTTATACAATTAGGCACAACAGCGTTAATCCTCCTACCCTATGTTTTGGTAACCGAAGGATTAAATATATTGAGTGTATCAGTATCCTCAATTCCTTTTATCATTTTTCTCGGAGTTGTTAATACAGGAATAGGCTTCTGGCTGTTCTTTTCTGGTATGGAGAATCTAAAAGGGCAAAATATAGCTATGTTAAGTTACGTAGATCCTTTCGTAGCTATTTTGATCTCTGGATTAATATTAAGAGAACAATTTACGCTGTTACAAGTGATCGGCGGGATACTTTTATTAGGTTCAACTTTTGTAAGTGAAATAAGGTTTAACAAATCACAAAGATTATAG